A region of Necator americanus strain Aroian chromosome I, whole genome shotgun sequence DNA encodes the following proteins:
- a CDS encoding hypothetical protein (NECATOR_CHRI.G3554.T3), producing the protein MYLLIPLIITVNCAEASHAEAELYRNLLKNYSAAVRPVRNPNRVLTVSMKIFLQQILNVDEQDQVIEVNAWLKYIWHDYRLRWRPIAYENITSVRFPGDEQQIWQPDILLYNSANERFDSTYKSNLVVYSNGQVNWIPPGIFRITCKMDITMFPFDEQICFLKFGSWTYHGFALDLSLEDQENSEPSMDISTYISNGEWQLVNAPARKEVTYYQCCPEPYPTIKFYMHLKRRSLYHMFNIITPSLLISGMTVLGFCLPAHDMSEKIGFQTTILLSVCFFLTILSEMTPITSESIPLLGIFFSSVTLVVTMSTTFTVSVLNVRYRDHANHKMPRTMRYVFIELIPWLLLMKRPGYRFSSGKGVSKDSSNDSHCVQCALRDGGDLSFSCSELDVDNPEVLNSTLQTIPGEKLELSRKVGEGLFVPRKCESSRKHRVERCERYVNKCKQLSAATTESQHLMLILDLYVLISRRLRGLRERLDDNIVKRETIEEWKFAALALDRLCLYLFGILLIVCIVSIFIIDPVTQSQITEDLRKFKIHANDLWKEILRTRIYISITTDSQQSVREKREEAAGCSCSEICPPGPPGPAGPEGIPGFPGIPGPDGSHGLSGDQLNMETKECIKCMQGAPGIQGTPGSAGLPGNPGPRGLDGSIGIAGPPGPPGLQGSVGLPGSSGIPGTPGVPGSNGIRRISIPGPPGPPGPQGSQGPPGEDAAIVPPPPIGPPGPPGTPGSPGNPGRDGIAGPQGSAGAPGSDAAYCACPPRTRQDSYVQPEAPKMQENTYTYGERKGGNPMEPPSVTYVAKPPVNFDRYKLGNSPYTHIPFTQ; encoded by the exons ATGTACCTCTTAATTCCTCTAATCATTACGGTCAACTGCGCTGAAGCAAGCCATGCCGAAGCTGAACTCTACAG GAATTTGCTTAAGAACTACAGCGCTGCAGTGAGACCAGTGAGGAATCCCAATAGG GTTCTCACCGTCTCGATGAAGATTTTCCTCCAACAAATCCTCAACGTTGATGAGCAGGATCAAGTGATCGAAGTGAATGCTTGGCTGAAATAT ATCTGGCACGACTATAGATTACGATGGCGTCCGATTGCCTACGAGAATATAACATCCGTACGTTTTCCTGGAGATGAACAACAAATATGGCAGCCAGATATTCTACTTTACAACAG TGCAAATGAACGCTTCGACTCGACGTACAAAAGCAACTTGGTGGTGTACAGTAACGGGCAAGTGAATTGGATTCCTCCAGGAATATTTAGAATTACTTGTAAGATGGATATTACCATGTTCCCATTCGATGAACAG atttgttttttaaagttcgGATCGTGGACATATCATGGTTTCGCGCTGGATCTCAGCCTTGAAGACCAAGAGAACAGTG AGCCATCAATGGACATCTCCACGTATATTTCTAATGGCGAATGGCAGTTGGTGAACGCTCCGGCGAGAAAAGAAGTGACCTACTATCAATGTTGTCCTGAACCTTATCCAACTATCAA ATTTTATATGCACCTAAAACGAAGATCTCTCTACCATATGTTTAACATCATTACACCTTCGCTATTGATCTCTGGAATGACAGTTCTCGGATTTTGTCTTCCAGCTCATGATATGAgcgaaaaaattggatttc AAACAACTATCCTACTATCAGTCTGTTTCTTCCTGACAATCCTATCGGAAATGACACCTATCACATCGGAATCGATCCCTCTGCTAG GTATCTTCTTCTCGTCGGTGACGTTAGTCGTAACTATGTCGACAACATTTACTGTATCTGTGCTTAACGTTCGTTATAGAGACCATGCAAATCACAAAATGCCAAGAACG ATGCGCTACGTTTTTATCGAGCTAATACCTTGGTTATTGTTGATGAAACGACCTGGATATAGATTTTCTTCCGGTAAAGGAGTGAGTAAGGATAGCTCAAATGATTCGCATTGTGTACAG TGCGCTTTGCGAGATGGTGGTGATCTTTCGTTTAGCTGCAGTGAGTTAGACGTGGATAATCCAGAGGTTCTAAACTCAACGCTTCAGACGATCCCAGGCGAGAAGTTAGAATTATCTCGAAAAGTAGGAGAG ggactTTTTGTGCCACGGAAATGCGAAAGTTCACGAAAACATCGAGTGGAACGCTGCGAACGATATGTGAACAAATGCAAGCAATTATCCGCAG CAACGACAGAATCACAACATCTGATGCTGATCCTCGATCTCTACGTGTTGATATCGCGTCGACTACGTGGTCTGCGGGAGCGCCTCGACGACAACATTGTTAAGCGTGAAACAATA GAAGAATGGAAATTTGCTGCGTTGGCGCTCGATCGTTTGTGCTTGTACTTGTTCGGTATTCTGCTTATCGTCTGCATTGTGTCCATCTTCATTATTGATCCAGTCACACAG TCTCAAATCACAGAGGACCTACGGAAATTTAAG ATCCATGCAAATGATTTATGGAAGGAAATACTACGTACACGTATCTATATTTCAATCACTACCGATTCACAACAATCcgtcagagaaaaaagagaagaagctGCAGGATGCTCCTGCTCAGAAATCTGTCCACCAGGACCCCCAGGACCCGCAGGACCCGAAGGGATCCCAGGCTTCCCTGGAATTCCAGGTCCGGACGGAAGTCATGGACTTAGCGGCGATCAACTGAACATGGAGACAAAGGAGTGTATCAAATGCATGCAAGGTGCACCTGGAATCCAGGGAACACCTGGATCAGCAGGGCTGCCAGGAAATCCTGGTCCTCGTGGGCTCGATGGAAGCATTGGAATAGCCGGACCACCGGGTCCACCAGGGCTGCAGGGATCAGTAGGCCTTCCAGGAAGCTCAGGTATTCCTGGCACGCCTGGAGTTCCTGGATCAAATGGAATCAGACGAATAAGCATCCCCGGACCGCCAGGGCCACCAGGACCACAAGGAAGTCAAGGTCCACCAGGGGAAGATGCAGCGATTGTGCCACCTCCTCCTATTGGTCCACCGGGACCACCTGGTACACCCGGATCACCTGGAAATCCTGGAAGGGATGGAATCGCTGGGCCACAAGGCTCTGCAGGTGCGCCTGGTTCAGATGCTGCATACTGTGCGTGTCCTCCACGGACTCGTCAGGATTCATACGTACAACCAGAAGCGCcgaaaatgcaagaaaacacTTATACGTATGGAGAGCGCAAAGGAGGGAATCCGATGGAACCTCCAAGTGTGACCTACGTAGCAAAACCTCCGGTTAACTTCGATCGATACAAGCTTGGGAATAGCCCCTACACACATATACCTTTCACGCAATAA
- a CDS encoding hypothetical protein (NECATOR_CHRI.G3554.T1), which produces MKCHSSDFPNKDSPSFVLISWKNRFLVGSYTSICLFLLMAIFLSTCLFRETTEFQSQITEDLRKFKIHANDLWKEILRTRIYISITTDSQQSVREKREEAAGCSCSEICPPGPPGPAGPEGIPGFPGIPGPDGSHGLSGDQLNMETKECIKCMQGAPGIQGTPGSAGLPGNPGPRGLDGSIGIAGPPGPPGLQGSVGLPGSSGIPGTPGVPGSNGIRRISIPGPPGPPGPQGSQGPPGEDAAIVPPPPIGPPGPPGTPGSPGNPGRDGIAGPQGSAGAPGSDAAYCACPPRTRQDSYVQPEAPKMQENTYTYGERKGGNPMEPPSVTYVAKPPVNFDRYKLGNSPYTHIPFTQ; this is translated from the exons ATGAAGTGTCATTCTTCTGACTTCCCTAACAAG GATTCCCCGTCATTTGTGCTAATCTCATGGAAAAATCGTTTTCTAGTAGGATCTTACACGTCTATCtgcctttttcttctcatggcAATATTTTTATCTACGTGCTTATTCAGAGAAACTACTGAATTTCAGTCTCAAATCACAGAGGACCTACGGAAATTTAAG ATCCATGCAAATGATTTATGGAAGGAAATACTACGTACACGTATCTATATTTCAATCACTACCGATTCACAACAATCcgtcagagaaaaaagagaagaagctGCAGGATGCTCCTGCTCAGAAATCTGTCCACCAGGACCCCCAGGACCCGCAGGACCCGAAGGGATCCCAGGCTTCCCTGGAATTCCAGGTCCGGACGGAAGTCATGGACTTAGCGGCGATCAACTGAACATGGAGACAAAGGAGTGTATCAAATGCATGCAAGGTGCACCTGGAATCCAGGGAACACCTGGATCAGCAGGGCTGCCAGGAAATCCTGGTCCTCGTGGGCTCGATGGAAGCATTGGAATAGCCGGACCACCGGGTCCACCAGGGCTGCAGGGATCAGTAGGCCTTCCAGGAAGCTCAGGTATTCCTGGCACGCCTGGAGTTCCTGGATCAAATGGAATCAGACGAATAAGCATCCCCGGACCGCCAGGGCCACCAGGACCACAAGGAAGTCAAGGTCCACCAGGGGAAGATGCAGCGATTGTGCCACCTCCTCCTATTGGTCCACCGGGACCACCTGGTACACCCGGATCACCTGGAAATCCTGGAAGGGATGGAATCGCTGGGCCACAAGGCTCTGCAGGTGCGCCTGGTTCAGATGCTGCATACTGTGCGTGTCCTCCACGGACTCGTCAGGATTCATACGTACAACCAGAAGCGCcgaaaatgcaagaaaacacTTATACGTATGGAGAGCGCAAAGGAGGGAATCCGATGGAACCTCCAAGTGTGACCTACGTAGCAAAACCTCCGGTTAACTTCGATCGATACAAGCTTGGGAATAGCCCCTACACACATATACCTTTCACGCAATAA
- a CDS encoding hypothetical protein (NECATOR_CHRI.G3554.T2), with protein MYLLIPLIITVNCAEASHAEAELYRNLLKNYSAAVRPVRNPNRVLTVSMKIFLQQILNVDEQDQVIEVNAWLKYIWHDYRLRWRPIAYENITSVRFPGDEQQIWQPDILLYNSANERFDSTYKSNLVVYSNGQVNWIPPGIFRITCKMDITMFPFDEQICFLKFGSWTYHGFALDLSLEDQENSEPSMDISTYISNGEWQLVNAPARKEVTYYQCCPEPYPTIKFYMHLKRRSLYHMFNIITPSLLISGMTVLGFCLPAHDMSEKIGFQTTILLSVCFFLTILSEMTPITSESIPLLGIFFSSVTLVVTMSTTFTVSVLNVRYRDHANHKMPRTMRYVFIELIPWLLLMKRPGYRFSSGKGVSKDSSNDSHCVQCALRDGGDLSFSCSELDVDNPEVLNSTLQTIPGEKLELSRKVGEGLFVPRKCESSRKHRVERCERYVNKCKQLSAATTESQHLMLILDLYVLISRRLRGLRERLDDNIVKRETIEEWKFAALALDRLCLYLFGILLIVCIVSIFIIDPVTQVKPFP; from the exons ATGTACCTCTTAATTCCTCTAATCATTACGGTCAACTGCGCTGAAGCAAGCCATGCCGAAGCTGAACTCTACAG GAATTTGCTTAAGAACTACAGCGCTGCAGTGAGACCAGTGAGGAATCCCAATAGG GTTCTCACCGTCTCGATGAAGATTTTCCTCCAACAAATCCTCAACGTTGATGAGCAGGATCAAGTGATCGAAGTGAATGCTTGGCTGAAATAT ATCTGGCACGACTATAGATTACGATGGCGTCCGATTGCCTACGAGAATATAACATCCGTACGTTTTCCTGGAGATGAACAACAAATATGGCAGCCAGATATTCTACTTTACAACAG TGCAAATGAACGCTTCGACTCGACGTACAAAAGCAACTTGGTGGTGTACAGTAACGGGCAAGTGAATTGGATTCCTCCAGGAATATTTAGAATTACTTGTAAGATGGATATTACCATGTTCCCATTCGATGAACAG atttgttttttaaagttcgGATCGTGGACATATCATGGTTTCGCGCTGGATCTCAGCCTTGAAGACCAAGAGAACAGTG AGCCATCAATGGACATCTCCACGTATATTTCTAATGGCGAATGGCAGTTGGTGAACGCTCCGGCGAGAAAAGAAGTGACCTACTATCAATGTTGTCCTGAACCTTATCCAACTATCAA ATTTTATATGCACCTAAAACGAAGATCTCTCTACCATATGTTTAACATCATTACACCTTCGCTATTGATCTCTGGAATGACAGTTCTCGGATTTTGTCTTCCAGCTCATGATATGAgcgaaaaaattggatttc AAACAACTATCCTACTATCAGTCTGTTTCTTCCTGACAATCCTATCGGAAATGACACCTATCACATCGGAATCGATCCCTCTGCTAG GTATCTTCTTCTCGTCGGTGACGTTAGTCGTAACTATGTCGACAACATTTACTGTATCTGTGCTTAACGTTCGTTATAGAGACCATGCAAATCACAAAATGCCAAGAACG ATGCGCTACGTTTTTATCGAGCTAATACCTTGGTTATTGTTGATGAAACGACCTGGATATAGATTTTCTTCCGGTAAAGGAGTGAGTAAGGATAGCTCAAATGATTCGCATTGTGTACAG TGCGCTTTGCGAGATGGTGGTGATCTTTCGTTTAGCTGCAGTGAGTTAGACGTGGATAATCCAGAGGTTCTAAACTCAACGCTTCAGACGATCCCAGGCGAGAAGTTAGAATTATCTCGAAAAGTAGGAGAG ggactTTTTGTGCCACGGAAATGCGAAAGTTCACGAAAACATCGAGTGGAACGCTGCGAACGATATGTGAACAAATGCAAGCAATTATCCGCAG CAACGACAGAATCACAACATCTGATGCTGATCCTCGATCTCTACGTGTTGATATCGCGTCGACTACGTGGTCTGCGGGAGCGCCTCGACGACAACATTGTTAAGCGTGAAACAATA GAAGAATGGAAATTTGCTGCGTTGGCGCTCGATCGTTTGTGCTTGTACTTGTTCGGTATTCTGCTTATCGTCTGCATTGTGTCCATCTTCATTATTGATCCAGTCACACAGGTCAAGCCGTTTccgtga
- a CDS encoding hypothetical protein (NECATOR_CHRI.G3555.T1) yields MRLQLIVLFLITLPANCIYPPLSPELPPNATSIQSEIHNGNYSVDNRRLSGKTGKWKQFNKFIKKLVKIVESIHVTNGSECLADLLSTLGGASTVLATAPLCAFYPHHQCPENLPYWKLWMIDSWPRLPSGVTRKGPMFFLGDYDLCSSLWMKDIEATGNITYLRPHYCRSRTKVQLMERFTSVTSGFCLPSSCDEVVVKLVASRFIDEFLEVSGKFDTNVSLEEVACQSWNEDWNALKRILIALSIAVLLLLLAGTLVEYYILDKGNENVDVKADDALTFPGSELTISLGGNGALRKMNCFNAPSVALTYKNVPDLSQSFTKPTVLLDILCSFSIRISLKHLCRNTAREIPCLNGLKVLSTIWVILGHSCLFTLPYMDNLTTFLPELAKSRWVAPLLLNSSLAVDTFLFISGSVVASTIRKRMFFRENDRFSPFRFIYRLFMFYFHRISRLWPSLLMITVFIRFVYNHLGDGPMWSTQGVFGTMCSSEPIWPHLLFLSNRYPSHCLPWLWYTAVDVQLHMFSPLFFILLPRYRRAALIIAVLLIACSLLYQSAVYALYALPPNIFASVFIGDSIETAESSLRLLYASPIARSSPFIIGLLTGWTVSVRSTKRLSAGACVFMKVISISLLYFSLFAPFCREGLLSYVHAVLHRSAWSVALAILVWLCENGFAPEVSFVLSSHRLLLISRLSLGVFLTHEPILLLYVWTSRQPHAPHSFVHFVVCTFATFIFSLLAAFIIALVIEIPFISMEKKVFKTIDQRFDDDEYSKGTCEETNGFFEGANIQENTTAPLRTADFAEKRFSTNGTTRRMLECSSAFSMDSFFWQQEDWSREQSLIGKDDGRTEEHPMRNKSIDLEQWEKSLYSSC; encoded by the exons aTGCGGTTGCAATTAATTGTTCTTTTCCTCATTACACTCCCTGCTAACTGCATTTATCCCCCATTAAGTCCGGAGCTGCCACCCAACGCTACAT CAATTCAGTCCGAGATTCACAACGGAAATTATTCGGTGGATAATCGACGTTTAAGCGGAAAAACAGGCAAATGGAAACAATTCAACAAATTTATTAAGAAACTAGTAAAGATTGTGGAGAGTATACACG TGACTAATGGTTCAGAATGTTTGGCCGATCTATTGTCAACGTTAGGTGGTGCTAGCACAGTGCTAGCAACAGCGCCCCTATGCGCTTTCTATCCTCATCACCAGTGTCCAg agaatcTACCATATTGGAAACTTTGGATGATTGACTCGTGGCCACGGTTGCCATCAGGTGTGACTCGAAAAGGACCGATGTTCTTCCTCGGAGACTATGATTTGTGTTCAAGTCTTTGGATGAAGGATATTGAAGCAACAGGGAATATTACATATCTCAGGCCGCATTACTGTAGATCACGAACGAAAGTGCAGTTAATGGAACGATTTACGTCAGTGACTAGTG GTTTTTGCCTGCCTTCTTCATGTGATGAAGTTGTTGTAAAGTTGGTTGCGAGTCGCTTTATTGATGAGTTCTTGGAAGTCTCTGGCAAATTTGATACAAATGTCTCTTTAGAAGAAGTAGCTTGCCAAAGCTGGAATGAGGATTGGAATGCTTTGAAG CGAATCCTAATAGCTCTGTCGATAGCGGTGCTTTTACTGCTGCTTGCTGGAACATTAGTTGAATACTATATTTTGGATAAAGGGAACGAAAACGTTGACGTAAAAGCTGACGATGCACTCACGTTCCCAGGAAGCGAATTGACAATTT CACTTGGCGGGAACGGTGCattgagaaaaatgaactGTTTCAATGCACCATCAGTGGCGTTAACGTACAAAAATGTGCCTGACCTTTCACAGTCTTTCACAAAACCAACTGTTCTCCTTGACATT tTGTGTTCCTTCAGTATTCGAATCTCCCTGAAACATCTCTGTCGGAACACGGCAAGAGAGATACCATGTCTGAATGGTTTGAAAGTTTTGAGCACCATATGG GTTATACTCGGTCATTCATGTTTATTCACACTGCCGTATATGGACAATCTCACTACTTTCCTTCCTGAACTAGCCAAATCACGATGGGTTGCTCCATTGCTGCTTAACTCCTCGTTGGCAGTTGACacatttctgtttatttctggATCAGTTGTGGCTTCAACCATACGCAAACGAATGTTTTTCAG AGAAAATGATAGATTTTCGCCTTTTCGGTTTATCTACCGTCTATTCATGTTTTACTTTCATCGCATCTCTCGATTATGGCCTTCACTGTTGATGATAACAGTATTCATACGTTTTGTATACAATCATCTTGGCGACGGTCCAATGTGGTCAACACAAG GAGTATTTGGCACTATGTGCTCGTCGGAACCAATTTGGCCTCACCTGTTGTTCCTTTCAAATAGGTATCCTTCTCATTGCCTTCCTTGGCTCTGGTACACAGCTGTTGATGTACAATTACACATG ttttcaccgcttttcttcattcttcttcccCGATATCGCCGTGCTGCTTTAATCATTGCGGTACTGTTAATCGCTTGCTCGCTTCTCTACCAAAGCGCCGTCTACGCTCTATATGC GCTCCCTCCGAACATTTTCGCAAGTGTTTTTATCGGGGATAGTATTGAGACTGCAGAGTCGTCGCTTCGTCTGTTGTATGCGTCTCCTATTGCAAGAAGTTCTCCGTTTATCATAG GTCTTCTCACCGGTTGGACCGTCTCCGTTAGAAGTACGAAGCGATTAAGTGCAGGCGCCTGTGTTTTCATGAAAGTCATCTCCATTTCGctcctttacttttctttgtttgctcCCTTCTGTCGTGAG GGTTTGCTCTCCTATGTTCACGCAGTTCTCCACCGATCCGCTTGGTCAGTCGCTCTCGCTATCCTCGTATGGTTATGTGAAAATGGTTTTGCTCCGGAAGTATCCTTTGTTCTCTCTAGCCACCGACTTTTGTTGATTTCAAG GCTGTCATTGGGAGTCTTTCTCACTCACGAACCCATTCTTCTGCTATACGTCTGGACGTCAAGGCAGCCTCACGCACCACATTCTTTCGTACACTTTGTGGTTTGTACTTTCGCTACGTTCATATTTTCCCTGCTTGCTGCCTTCATCATCGCACTTGTTATAG aaATTCCTTTCATATCtatggagaaaaaagtcttCAAAACAATCGACCAACGATTTGACGACGATGAATATTCCAAAGGAACATG TGAGGAAACCAACGGATTCTTCGAAGGGGCTAACATCCAGGAAAACACAACTGCGCCGCTTCGTACAGCTGATTTCGCAGAG AAACGATTCTCAACAAACGGAACAACGAGAAGAATGTTGGAATGCTCGTCAGCGTTTTCTATGGACTCTTTTTTCTG GCAACAGGAAGATTGGAGTAGAGAGCAATCTCTCATTGGAAAAGATGATGGGAGGACCGAAGAACATCCTATGAGGAATAAATCCATAGACTTGGAACAGTGGGAGAAGTCACTTTACAGCAGTTGTtaa